The Longimicrobium sp. genomic sequence CGACGCGGCCGTCCGCGCCTGCGACGGGCATGGAGTAGCCGCTGTCCGGGCGCGCCTGCTTGCCGCCGATGTAGAGCTTGGCGGTGCGGTCGATGGGCGGAAGGGAGGGTGCGTCAGTGCGTGAGTGCGTGAGCGCGCTCACGGCGTCGGCGACCTTAGCGCGGCCCTTTTTCGCCGTGCCCTGCGCACTGCCCTCTTTGCCCTGATCCTTTTCCCACTTCGGCTTCACGTACTCCCACAGGCCCTCGCGCCCGCCCTCACGGCCGTAGCCGCTCTCGCGGTAGCCGCCGAAGCCGGACGCGGCGTCGAAGAGGTTGGTGGAGTTCACCCACACCGTGCCCGCCTTGATGCGCGGGGCGATGTCCAGGGCCAGGTTGATGTTCTCCGTCCACACGCTGGCGGCCAGGCCGTACGGGGTGTTGTTGGCCAGCGCCACCGCCTCGTCCGGGGTGCGAAAGGTCATCAGCACGACGACCGGGCCAAAGATCTCCACCTGCGCCACGGTCGAGGCCGGGCCGACGTCGGTCAGGAGCGTCGGGGGGAAGAAGCAGCCTTCCTGCGGGCAGCTCCACGACGGCTGCCAGAGGGTGGCGCCCTCGGAGCGTCCCTGTTCCACCAGGTCGCGGATCTTGTTGAGCTGCACGGGGTCGATGATGGCGCCGATGTCGACCGCCTTGTCCAGCGGGTCGCCCACGCGCAGCGTCTCCATCCGCTCGCGCAGGCGGGTGACGAGGCGGTCGGCGATCCCCTCCTGCGCGAGGATGCGCGAGCCGGCGCAGCACACCTGCCCCTGGTTGAACCAGATGGCGTCGACCACGCCCTCGATCACGCTCTCGATGTCCGCGTCGTCGAACACCACGAACGGGCTCTTGCCGCCCAGCTCCAGCGACAGCTTCTTCCCGCTCCCCGCCGTGGCGGCGCGGATGATCCGCCCGACCTCGGTGGAGCCGGTGAAGGCGATCTTGTCCACGTCGGGGTGGTCCACGATCAGCGCGCCGGTGCGCCCGTCGCCGGTGATGATGTTGACGACGCCCGGCGGCAGCCCCGCGTCGCGGCACACGTCCGCGAAGAGGAGCGCGGTAAGCGAGGTGAACTCGGCCGGCTTCAGCACCACCGTGTTCCCCATGGCGAGCGCCGGCGCGATCTTCCACGACAGCATCAGCAGCGGGAAGTTCCACGGGATGATCTGCCCCACCACGCCGAGCGGCGCGTGGCCGGGCATCTCCGTCTCCATCAGCTGCGCCCAGCCGGCATGGTGGTAGAAGTGCCGGGCGACGAGCGGGATGTCGATGTCGCGCGACTCGCGGATCGGCTTGCCGTTGTCCAGCGTCTCCATCACGGCGAAGAGGCGCGAGTGGCGCTGGATGTGGCGCGCCAGGGCGTACAGGTAGCGCGCGCGGCCGTGCCCGCCCAGCGCCTGCCACCCCGGGAGCGCGGCGCGCGCGGCGGCGACGGCGGCGTCCACGTCTTCCGCGCCCGCCTGGGCGATGCGGGCGAGCGGCTTGTTGGTGGCGGGGTTGTTCGAGGGGAAGTACTCGCCGCCCGTAGGCTCGCGCCACTCGCCGCCGATGAAGAGCTGCGTGGTGCCGCCACGCTCCTCCAGCCAGCGCAGCGCGGGCGACGCGCTTTCGGGGGCGGGGCCGTATTCCATGGTCTCGAAGATCTCGGCGATGCTCATCGGTCGGGTCCTTCCGGGGGTGCGTGCCGTTCGGGGGCCGTGCGGTGTAAGTATACGTTCCTCCGCGCGACCGCGCACGGGCCCCGCCCTTGCACCCGCCGCGCGGACACTCCGCATCCAGAGGCCGATGACCGTTCCGGACCCAACTCCTTCCCCGCCCGGCGGCTACGGCTTCGTGGACGCGCACGGGACCCTGCACCCCGCCACCCGCGACGAGCTGGCCGCCGCGTGCCGCGCGGGCCCCATCCCGCGCCTGGTGTGGACGCCGGATTCGGGCGGCCCCGTACCGCCCGAGGAGGTGCCCTTTCTGCTGGAGGCGATCCGCGCCCGAATCGGCGGCGGGGCGAAGACGCAGGCGATCATCGTGGGCGTGTTCGCGTCTGTGCTGGCCGTTCAGAACCTCGATTCGCTTCGCCCCGGCTCGCCCGGGGCCATCTACCTGCTGTTCGGGGTGATC encodes the following:
- a CDS encoding aldehyde dehydrogenase family protein, translated to MSIAEIFETMEYGPAPESASPALRWLEERGGTTQLFIGGEWREPTGGEYFPSNNPATNKPLARIAQAGAEDVDAAVAAARAALPGWQALGGHGRARYLYALARHIQRHSRLFAVMETLDNGKPIRESRDIDIPLVARHFYHHAGWAQLMETEMPGHAPLGVVGQIIPWNFPLLMLSWKIAPALAMGNTVVLKPAEFTSLTALLFADVCRDAGLPPGVVNIITGDGRTGALIVDHPDVDKIAFTGSTEVGRIIRAATAGSGKKLSLELGGKSPFVVFDDADIESVIEGVVDAIWFNQGQVCCAGSRILAQEGIADRLVTRLRERMETLRVGDPLDKAVDIGAIIDPVQLNKIRDLVEQGRSEGATLWQPSWSCPQEGCFFPPTLLTDVGPASTVAQVEIFGPVVVLMTFRTPDEAVALANNTPYGLAASVWTENINLALDIAPRIKAGTVWVNSTNLFDAASGFGGYRESGYGREGGREGLWEYVKPKWEKDQGKEGSAQGTAKKGRAKVADAVSALTHSRTDAPSLPPIDRTAKLYIGGKQARPDSGYSMPVAGADGRV